One Solanum lycopersicum chromosome 2, SLM_r2.1 genomic region harbors:
- the LOC101255450 gene encoding uncharacterized protein At3g28850, producing the protein MGCATSKPKVCHKCRAPCSPVRRSYSMHDDGYHRVALTSSTLGSLKLDPMNQSQSIKDGDTSSFDLCDFDEVKSCKEEFAMGLIEAKTWSEMINEKIPKVVPKTPVRTPPGEPETINTWELMEGLEDSSPLKPAHHVRSFSFHVSPNPVSSQYDLPTPRVKDHIEGSPKPLWEEVAEDETNSSSNDTSIVSEFDSEVISTFRKALEDLPPANPFHLKPLITENQKPVADEEDPLEITDVKKVTEYKVSKDKLVVYFTSLRGVRKTYEDCGHVRVILKGLGVKIDERDVSMHSGFKEELKELLGNEYSGGGLPRIFMGGKYIGGADEIRRMNEDGKLEKFVENCERIEDGGVIGGCNCEACGDIRFVPCETCSGSCKIYYGADYEEDNEDEEELEEDEYGFQRCPDCNENGLIRCPICCD; encoded by the coding sequence ATGGGTTGTGCAACTTCGAAGCCGAAGGTGTGTCACAAATGCAGGGCCCCCTGTTCACCGGTGCGCCGGAGCTATTCAATGCACGACGATGGCTACCATAGGGTGGCTCTGACTTCATCTACTTTAGGATCTCTGAAGCTTGATCCGATGAACCAGAGTCAATCAATCAAAGACGGAGATACATCTTCTTTTGATCTTTGTGATTTCGATGAAGTGAAGAGCTGTAAAGAAGAGTTTGCTATGGGTTTGATTGAAGCAAAAACATGGTCAGAAATGATCAATGAGAAAATCCCCAAAGTGGTTCCGAAAACCCCTGTTAGAACTCCACCTGGTGAGCCAGAAACTATCAATACTTGGGAATTAATGGAAGGTCTTGAAGATTCTAGTCCTCTTAAGCCTGCTCATCATGTTCGCAGTTTTTCATTCCATGTTTCTCCAAATCCAGTTTCATCTCAGTATGATCTTCCTACGCCCAGAGTTAAAGATCATATCGAAGGTTCCCCAAAGCCATTGTGGGAGGAGGTAGCTGAAGATGAAACGAACTCAAGTTCAAACGACACATCAATCGTGTCCGAGTTTGATTCTGAAGTGATTTCTACATTCAGAAAAGCATTAGAAGATCTCCCACCTGCAAACCCATTTCACCTTAAACCGTTGATTACTGAAAATCAGAAGCCGGTGGCCGACGAGGAAGATCCATTGGAGATAACAGATGTGAAGAAAGTAACAGAGTACAAAGTAAGTAAAGATAAACTTGTTGTTTATTTCACTAGCCTGAGAGGTGTGAGGAAAACATATGAGGATTGTGGCCATGTTCGAGTGATTCTGAAGGGATTAGGTGTCAAAATCGACGAAAGAGATGTATCGATGCATTCAGGGTTCAAGGAAGAGCTGAAAGAATTACTGGGAAATGAATACAGTGGAGGAGGATTGCCTAGGATATTTATGGGGGGAAAATACATTGGTGGAGCTGATGAAATACGTCGAATGAACGAGGATGGAAAACTCGAGAAATTTGTAGAAAACTGTGAAAGAATTGAGGATGGTGGTGTCATTGGAGGTTGTAATTGTGAGGCCTGTGGAGATATTAGATTTGTACCTTGTGAGACATGTTCAGGAAGCTGTAAAATCTATTACGGAGCAGATTATGAAGAAGATAACGAAGATGAAGAAGAACTTGAAGAAGATGAATATGGTTTTCAACGATGTCCAGATTGCAATGAGAATGGGCTAATTCGTTGTCCAATTTGTTGTGATTAA
- the Style2.1 gene encoding transcription factor style2.1: MSSRRSRQSSTGSSRISDDQIIELVSKLQQLLPEIRNRRSSKASASKVLQETCNYIRNLNRQVDDLSDRLSQLLSTIDADSPEAAIIRSLLM, translated from the exons aTGTCGAGCAGAAGGTCGAGGCAATCATCAACAGGATCCTCGAGAATTTCAGATGATCAGATAATTGAACTTGTTTCAAAATTGCAACAACTTCTACCGGAGATTCGCAATCGTCGCTCTAGCAAG GCATCGGCATCGAAAGTACTTCAAGAAACATGCAACTACATAAGAAATTTGAATAGACAAGTGGATGATCTTAGTGATCGACTTTCTCAGTTACTCTCAACTATTGATGCTGATAGTCCAGAAGCAGCAATCATCAGGAGTTTATTAATGTAG